The following proteins are encoded in a genomic region of Molothrus aeneus isolate 106 chromosome 14, BPBGC_Maene_1.0, whole genome shotgun sequence:
- the VMA21 gene encoding LOW QUALITY PROTEIN: vacuolar ATPase assembly integral membrane protein VMA21 (The sequence of the model RefSeq protein was modified relative to this genomic sequence to represent the inferred CDS: deleted 1 base in 1 codon): protein MRAHSRGFRRAEAAAAAAMERYGPGPVSAVPVAEFRPNEGSLTSTLRTLLFFTALMITLPVGLYFSSKAYVFEGSLGMSDRDSYFYAAIVAVVTVHVVLALFVYVAWNEGSRQWREGKQD, encoded by the exons ATGCGCGCCCATAGCCGCGGTTTCCGGCGGGCCgaggcggcggcagcg gcGGCGATGGAGCGGTACGGGCCGGGCCCCGTCAGCGCCGTGCCGGTGGCCGAGTTCAGACC aaatgagGGTTCATTAACATCAACTTTAAGAACACTTCTATTCTTCACAGCTCTAATGATTACATTACCTGTTGGGCTATATTTTTCATCAAAGGCTTATGTATTTGAAG gTTCCTTGGGGATGTCTGACAGGGACAGCTATTTCTATGCTGCCATAGTAGCTGTGGTCACTGTCCATGTGGTGCTTGCTCTCTTTGTTTATGTGGCCTGGAACGAGGGCTCGCGGCAGTGGCGCGAGGGCAAACAGGACTGA